The DNA window TACATCAGGAATATGGCCGCGAGGACATTTGCCGTTGTTTCAAAAGCACTAGGTGTGAAACAATTATTACCATTCATAAATGCTGTGTGCCACTCGAATAAATCCTGGAGAGCTCGCCATACTGGTGTACGAATGGTACAGCAAATAGCAATTTTGTTGGGGCCAGGAATTCTACGGAACCTGCCTGCCCTAATCCAATGCATCAAAGATGGGTTAACAGATGAGCATACACCGGTAAAAATGATGACCGCCAACACATTGACAACATTAGCTCAAAATTCCTACCTTTACGGTATTGAAGCATTCAACATTATACTTGAACCGCTTTGGAAAGGGATACGGCGGCATAGAGGAAAACTATTATCGTCATTTTTGAAATGCCTCGCAGGAATTATTCCTTTAATGGATCCAGAATATGCTGGTTACTATACACATGAGTTGATGACGATTATTCAACGTAACTTCAACTCTCCAGATGATGAAATGAAGAAAACTGTCTTGATCGTTTTACAGAAATGTGTGAGGATTGAAAACGTCACACCTGAATTTTTGAGGGAAAGTGTGGCACCGTCgttttttcaaaacttctGGATCCGTCGTATTGCTTTGGATAGGCACCTGAATAAGATGGTAGTCTATACTACTGTTATTTTATCAGAAAAACTAGGTTGCTCATATGTGATCGATAGGCTACTAGGGCCCTTGAAGGATGAGGCTGAGCCATTTAGAGTAATGGCATTGCATGGGGTCAACCGTGCCGTGAAACTTCTGGGCACGGATGATCTGGACGATAGACAAGAAGCGAGGTTAGTAGATGCTTTGTTGATTGCATTCCAAGACCAAGACTCTGATGATCCAGTCATCTTTAGGGGTTTTGGAACAGTCGCATCATCTTTGAACACAAGAATGAAACCTTTTTTGTCACCAATTATCAGCacaattttgaaccaaCTGAAGCATAAATCTCAAACAATCAGACAGAACGCTGCTGATCTGTGCACTGTTATGATcccaattttgaaaaactgtaaAGAAATGGAAATCTTGAATAAACTGAACATTATTTTGTACGAATCACTGGGCGAAGTATACCCTGAAGTTCTGGGCTCCATAATCAAGTGTATGAGCTCGATAATAGCGGTTGTAAAACTGGATAAATTACAACCCCCCGTTAACCAGATTTTACCAACTCTTACCCCAATTTTACGAAACAAACATCCGAAGGTCCAAATAAACGTGATAAGACTGATAGGAAATGTTGCTGAAAGAGGGTCTACTTATGTAGCCCCCAAAGAGTGGATGAGGATATGCTTTGCTCTTTTagaaatgttgaaaagtCCTAAAAAAAGGATCTTAAGAACAGCAAATGATACTTTTGGATATATTGCGAAGGCAATCGGACCCCAAGACATTCTCGTTGTACTTCTAAACAATTTGAAAATACAAGAGCGTCAATCTCGTGTTTCGACAGCAGTCGCCATAGGTATAGTTGCAGAGACATGTGGCCCATATACCGTTATTCCAGCCCTTATGAATGAATACAAAACTCCAGATACAAACGTTAAAAACGGTATCCTAAAGGCTATGACATTTATGTTTGAATACATTGGACCGTTGTCACAGGATCATATCTACTTAATAACACCACTATTAGAGGATGCCCTCACAGATAGAGATCTTGTCCATAGACAGACAGCGGCCACTGTCGTAAAACACCTTGCTCTGCACTGTGCTGGAACAGGCACCGAGGATGCATTTATTCATTTGCTGAATTTGCTTATGCCAAACATTTACGAAACATCTCCACATGTCATTGTCAGAATTCTGGAGAGTTTGGAGGCAGTCAGTTATGCTGTTGGTACTGGCCCTTTCATGAATTACGTTTGGGCAGGACTATTCCATCCTGCTAAGAAAGTTCGCAAGGCATTTTGGAAGCTTTACAATAACATTTATATCCAACAAGTGGATGCTATGGTGCCCTACTATCCAATTGATACCAATGAGGACAGCATGTTTCTACCGTTTAATCACGTTCTTTAAGTAGTGTTATATACAGcattttcattttcataCACATATAAACATAATTAATTTCTTCACAGATAATTATTTGGGAGGACCACTGACACTGAAGGCATCACAACAAAATGAAGACAGACTCCGCTTATTCCATCCTGTCGACGTTGAGATATGACCCAAAACTTGCCCAAGTTGCATCCGATCAGTATTATGAGGACGACGGGATCCAAATGGAGTTTTCTACTCCAACGGAAACACTATTTCTAGATAAACAAGATAAAGGATACGTTGCTTCAAACACGGAATGGGAGAACTTTTCTGAGTTCCAAAAAGAGTTTGACCAAGCTAATTTCAGTGTGACGTCTTCATCTACtgcatttttcaaatccCTTCTTGACTGTTCTTACAGCGACAACTTGAAAAGAGGTGGTTTGAAAGACCTGATGTTCTATAGATTTCTCTTTTTGAGGCAACATGTAACGCGTATAAACTTAGCGAGAGACTATTTTCATTGGAATGTATCAACGTTGTCCATTTCGAAATTGTTGGAACTGTTGATTTTATCGCTCCAGGAGACAGTAGGGGATCTACAACAATTGATATCAGATGTACGGCCTTACAAAATGAGAGTTCTAATCAGCGCCAGCGGCGACATAAGAGTAGAAGCACACCCGCTACCGATTTTAGATCTGTCTTCTAGCAGTACAGCAAGCGAGTACTTTATCAATACTCTTTTAAAGGGCATGTTGCCAGATGATTCCACAGAACCTTACACCGCTTTTATTGATACGAAGCCAATTCCAAATAACACGCCTTTCACAACTTTTAAAACCACCCAAAGAGAACATTATACCCAAGCGCGAGAGCGAATGATACAAATTGAGAGTAACGCGCAGAAACGTGAGATCATTGTCTATAATGAATTAGATGAAGTGATGGAAGGTAGCATTACAAATATTGCAGTGTACAGAAATGGAACTTTTGTTACACCACCACTATCTACTGGATGCCTCTGCGGGGTATTTCGGTACTACCTATTGAAAAAGAATTTGATTAATGTGGCTAACATATCTGCACAAGAACTAAAGAAAGGC is part of the Huiozyma naganishii CBS 8797 chromosome 4, complete genome genome and encodes:
- the HSH155 gene encoding U2 snRNP complex subunit HSH155 (similar to Saccharomyces cerevisiae HSH155 (YMR288W); ancestral locus Anc_5.46) — its product is MSDGIAPMAENDTQHKLAGQYSISTDLKAKIASDLIENDDEFAKDELQKRMESRSVYSKADEYHRKRLVGRQDSTNDDLQKKKSKSRWDVQSYTLPDESQTLESDVVEVLTASIPCAENLRYFKESDRLLFAQTLDKKSIDDLSPEEKSKRTLLLLLLKIKNGSTSARKIAMKQLTNKVFDFSPQLIFDCILPILLDKTLEDHERYLMIKVMDRVLYRLGPTVKPFVKSILVVISPLLIDEDEVARTTGQEVITNLASATGMATMLLAIRPDIDNEDEYIRNMAARTFAVVSKALGVKQLLPFINAVCHSNKSWRARHTGVRMVQQIAILLGPGILRNLPALIQCIKDGLTDEHTPVKMMTANTLTTLAQNSYLYGIEAFNIILEPLWKGIRRHRGKLLSSFLKCLAGIIPLMDPEYAGYYTHELMTIIQRNFNSPDDEMKKTVLIVLQKCVRIENVTPEFLRESVAPSFFQNFWIRRIALDRHLNKMVVYTTVILSEKLGCSYVIDRLLGPLKDEAEPFRVMALHGVNRAVKLLGTDDLDDRQEARLVDALLIAFQDQDSDDPVIFRGFGTVASSLNTRMKPFLSPIISTILNQLKHKSQTIRQNAADLCTVMIPILKNCKEMEILNKLNIILYESLGEVYPEVLGSIIKCMSSIIAVVKLDKLQPPVNQILPTLTPILRNKHPKVQINVIRLIGNVAERGSTYVAPKEWMRICFALLEMLKSPKKRILRTANDTFGYIAKAIGPQDILVVLLNNLKIQERQSRVSTAVAIGIVAETCGPYTVIPALMNEYKTPDTNVKNGILKAMTFMFEYIGPLSQDHIYLITPLLEDALTDRDLVHRQTAATVVKHLALHCAGTGTEDAFIHLLNLLMPNIYETSPHVIVRILESLEAVSYAVGTGPFMNYVWAGLFHPAKKVRKAFWKLYNNIYIQQVDAMVPYYPIDTNEDSMFLPFNHVL
- the ABZ2 gene encoding aminodeoxychorismate lyase ABZ2 (similar to Saccharomyces cerevisiae YMR289W; ancestral locus Anc_5.44), translating into MKTDSAYSILSTLRYDPKLAQVASDQYYEDDGIQMEFSTPTETLFLDKQDKGYVASNTEWENFSEFQKEFDQANFSVTSSSTAFFKSLLDCSYSDNLKRGGLKDLMFYRFLFLRQHVTRINLARDYFHWNVSTLSISKLLELLILSLQETVGDLQQLISDVRPYKMRVLISASGDIRVEAHPLPILDLSSSSTASEYFINTLLKGMLPDDSTEPYTAFIDTKPIPNNTPFTTFKTTQREHYTQARERMIQIESNAQKREIIVYNELDEVMEGSITNIAVYRNGTFVTPPLSTGCLCGVFRYYLLKKNLINVANISAQELKKGETVLLFNGVMGCVKGIIAK